In Dysidea avara chromosome 6, odDysAvar1.4, whole genome shotgun sequence, the genomic stretch TAATATTTCtatgaagacaacaatcgtgcctacggtttcatggtggatatAGCAATAGGATACAAAGATGAGCATCCCACAATAGTGTGGTAGGGAGATTGATTTGTAAAAGTcgattttcaaaaaaaattcataTCTTAGCTAAGCCACCTTATTAAATTATACAACTACAATTAAAGTTGTTAAATTGAATTGAAGCAGGGTTCCAgctacaaaaaggagtgaaacaagagaaatGAATTTAATTATGGTAGCTAATACAACATATTACGTGTCATATTACCAacatttgttcaatgccaaagtagggatttccaaCTATCTATGTCATAATAGttaccaggggcagatccagggtttggcaggGGGGTGCACCATGACCAGGATAGTAAAAGATAAAAGGAAGGAAAACCTCAGAAGGCAGACTCTTGTCAGAACCAAAAAGGCACATACAGTCACattccaccagtgagtttgttattgtggcatgaaatggtggctgtacatgtgtgctgcTTTATTTGGcatctagccttgtgactgtggtcaaaCTGGCAAATCAGGTTCTGGTCATCTGTGAGTGTTTTCCTTTCCTACTCTGAATTTGATGTTAGGTGGACTAAGACTactccgtaaaggtgatttttgtcacaaaTGATATTTCTAGGATATTTTTATGCCTGTATTTTGAGTTGTACCTGTATAGAGTGAATTAACCCTACTAACCAGCACTACTGTAGTTTGATATTATTATATAGCTGAAGATGCAAAAGTGAAAAAGAACCTAAAGTCGAATCTGATAATCTGTATTATAGTCTAGCTAGTAGACAAGATTGCAGCCATGAAAAATGTTAGCTATAAGTCAAAGTTTGGTATATATCATTTAAAGcattcactttattttcatgcaaaagtttaattttcaaaaataataattatatgagacctgattttggaaaatctACGTTTTGGGAAATTTGTCAATTTTCTTAagtcatccatatctcctagtgTGTGAAACTTCATATGTGGCAAGAAGGTTTCTAGAAGGGTTGTCTTGTACAAAAGTGCAAAACAAATTGCTCAAATTTTCAATTGAATTTTCCCACAACTTTTGCTTGTGGCCAAATGGTAGGTTCTCAATGATCCAGTCATGCAATATAGTTCACTGTGTCAAGTGTAGTTACGGATTTTCAGAGTGGTAAGAATAGAGAAATGAAAGGCTCTGGGCATGTCATCACTACTGCAGGGAAGAGTGGCATAGCTGATTGTGTGCATGGAGTTAAAACAATCACTTGTGATTAGTTAACACTAACGATTACCCAATGAACATGACCACAAAGCTGGATTAATGAGTGAGGAAACAGGTGGTGTGCTTAGGTGAGAGAATATAGGGAACAATACCTCATAGATTGTAGTGGGTATAGTACAATGTGGAATATACAGAATTTCTTATCATATttacaaggccggaggagacggtccggttggtcaggcctgagccggaccaataatctggagttgaaccaactagctgaccagctcgaactacattactctcatgcaatctttggacgatcacatatatacatgtagctacatacattttacagatgttatcgaaaatgcatgacacgagtagtcgCTTAGTTTCCCAGCCTATCTAAAGCACAGGACTACAtatatagtacctccaattaccttacagtacagcatagcattcgtatcattttgtacagaaatgattgtgggttctacgtacagtatcacgtgtactgacagttggcatttatcacgtgaaaggcaggtgccttctttgattctaaaccagcacacttataggtctatcacaattcaatcttcataaaataatcattagcattccttggcttgtttctcttggcttcttttactgggcgaagggctggcagtgacaaaccagatgactcattccgcggcaagaagctgtacacccatacattacatggtggccatctggatgagatgttgagtagaaatcactcctcttcaactacccactcgtcctgtcgagatactgagcaaactctcagtctcacccacatcgcgccattttcgaatactgattggtctcgtgactgtccaccagtatatttacgtaatgatccgttcacttcatacaaaccagtatagtagtatactgtatttttgtagctgtgtagctttttattgtagctgtgtatagtaattatatcctagctaaagggggccatacTGCATGGGTTCccggggggaaagttgcaagttgctagctagttttacttaaaaatttagcatcaataaattttaatgcattttcaagcctttaaattgcaaaaattctgcagctcccgggggttgcacccccagacccccattGAACTTCTAAttactagctataactaaatgaaccatacagcaagtttcatgctgtgtcccctgtatgtcaggtctacaattatacatagtatagaaagtctgaagaacaacagataggcttgagcatatttatatagctagctagcagtaaaatatcactaaaagtgcatatctgagtgtctaattttcaaaaatttcctgtgggggcatgcccccagaccccctagaatgctcgtacttcgcagagtgtgcttcgcacactgtgcaacagctcctctctcattggcatgtatatagtagcatttcaacattatagtcaatggcctgaccaactcaattttccctcctccggccctgatttattgcatcacaatacTTTACAATAACTATTATGCAACTCATCATGCACTCAGATGTGCTAACATCAATGACACTGATATAAACTCTTGCTGGAAACATTTGACTAGCACACTACATTGCAATCATTAATATCAAGAATATTGTACAATGACACCATGAGCATAAATTTCTGTAAGGGGTTAGTAAATCTTGTACGTTAGGCCATACCAATTATTATTCATATGTTTCACAGATTGTTTTCCTTCTAGCAGTGATCTGGCAGgtcaaaaaaataaaaatgtaaaTAACTTCAGCTGCAAttttatatgactgctctattagagtttgaCAGGTGCAAAAGCTAAAGTCCTTCCGAAAATAAAGTGATGGAACTCCATCTCCTTTCCTTTTGCTACTACACCTGTTATACTGCttgctagggacccgccgattatgctggcataattatgagcataataggtgtctgaaagcattgagcataatgctagcataataggtagaatatttgtgtaataatatgaattcttgcttatcaaaatagctatcacaaaaagatcgatatactctaatagaacagtcagtaactctaatagaacaatcatataactgactgtttatattagagtatatcgatcttttctgtgatatacattttgacaagtaagtttgtgcttcagccacttattatttatccataaattggaaattattactagagcatgggaactgaagcataaataattgggcataatttgagcataatgggtaagtattgagcatatatttaagcataataggtaaatttttgagcagtgcagcatagcataataggtaaaattatgagcataatcggcgggtccctactgcttgcacaatatttaATAAAGAGACTACAGCCATATTAGCAATCTATTAAAGATTTTACGTGATTTTCATTTATTTTTGGGTTTTCCAAATCATTTCGCTACCACATAAGATTAATAATAGtcgttattgttattatctactttaccagttaggcactatAGTCATGGCCTTGAGAGAATCTGTAAATCTTAAATCTCGAAATTGATCTGAGTTTCCAGTTATCTACATACTATTAATGAGATTGCCATTTTGCAACAATTTAATCTTCACTATAGCTATAAATCTctacggatagtgacatcatcacaggGGCACACGGAGatgggtttccaggggtttcaggaaacccctttggattttacactgtacttgaaacattaagaaattgaaacatCAGGCAGCTAGagttccagaatctggaatctgtcatggaacaggacaattttaaacttttatcttagttaaataacgGTTTTTCACATTATAGAAACACTTATatatatagcattgttctggattatgattttggtgaaaagattgagatactctaataaaagcagtcaggcaatataaactactttaatgtaacagtcacttaactctagtggaaaccccttttcaaaatacCTGCATATGCCCTTGTCATCTCTTGCCATAAAAATGCTTATAGTATAATACAGAATAATATATGTTTCGGCCCTAATAGGTAGCAATCAACAGTATATCATGCAGTGATAAATTTCTATGTACAGTATTAAATCGTGATTATATTATAATTGCTTTTATATCATACTATATATTATGATAATTAAAGTGCGGGGGAAAAATTTACTGATATTAAGTTTAGGTACAGtacaacaaagtttattttctTCAATAGAGTAGGATAGGTGGGGCTATGTTGTATTGTATTGCTACTTTTGTGATATAGTTATATCCTGTGGTGATATCATAGTTATTACACATGTACAAGTCTGAGGTGAAGTTGAGGATGAGTGTAATAAAAATGATATCACACAAGTATAGGTTGTTTCGTTAATATCCCAGAGCACATGAGTACATGACAGTTTATGGATAATGATATTAATAAAGTAAGTTCTTGTTTGAGTCCTTTGTAAGTTTGCTCAAGATTTAGTCCTTGTAGTTACTATTATATACAGGCTATAAATTGTGGTGATGGTTATTTTTACAAGAAACAGTGTCCAGAGATATGATTTGCCTTTGTCTAGACTGGTTTACATGGCATGCAAgggctaaaaagtggtgaagaTTACTCCCGAGATAGCCTTGAAAGAATATCCATACACTGATCACGGGAGTGACTGAATAGACAGACTGTCTCTGTTTCTTGACATTTAATCCATTGCAATAGTACAGTATGCCAGAGTGTAAAACAATGCCATTCACAATTGATATGATGTCATAAACCAGTCTTTGGCTTgaccacagggtgataagtAAGTCATCACTGGGTGATAATGTAGTTGCTTTGCCtggctgtatggtagttattgcTTAGTGTGGCATTGACATTCCCACACACTGGGATTTAATGCTGATGTATATATCATATTTTACTGTATTGAAAGTGTGCAATAATCATAGGTGATATGTGaaatattgcacatcactaattGTAGACAATTTTTTGTTTGTTGCAGATCCCATTAAATTACTAAAACCCCATAAGATATTGCATGTATCAAATCATGAAAATTATACACATAAATTGACTTATGGTTGTAACATtctttataattataatatatgcAAGCACATGCTGTTTGAGAATTCAACAATAATAGAAACACAATATAATCACAGCATGTacttatatgtatatgttacaaCATATGTATTTCTGTCAcattaaaaagcataatatatAAAACAGTGATACATTGTattctgtataatattattttagccATTAATCTAACTAAATTGAAAATAAGCAGCACCTTCCTTCATCAGTTTCAGGATATccataattatacatgtgaaaATAGAGGAAGTGAAAACTTTTGAATAAACATTCAAATGTACTCTTTGCTAGTCCATGCTGAATAGTGTGTAGCCTATCAACATTTTCTTTCTTGGTGCAGACTAACAAATCAGTGACAAATTGTCTTTCTGGAGCATTTGTAATTATTATAGCACCAACACGAGCCACAGCTTTACCATCCATTGTGTAGCTGTTAAAACTAAACAAGTCAGTTATGTTTCCATTGGTAGGATCttcaacaacataagtagtcaCATAACTTGGTACAGATGgacataaaaagtagtgtgaGAATTCTTCTTCACTTTGGAACACGTGATGAATTTCAAATTGTGAAGCATGTTGATTGGTAAGGATTAATGCTTTAGGAACATCTTTAAATACCATCTTTCTTAAGCCAGGTGTCTTGGGAGTATCATAGGGTAGAGCAGGATAGTGATATGTTTCATTATATGAAAAATAGTAATGCCATACAGTGAACACAACTATGGGTTTAATAATACATGGTTCACGATTTGGAAATACCAGTTCAGAAATCCCATCTTGTTTAGACACTCTTGTAATTTCTTTAAGCAACTCACTCATCATACGGGATACCAGATCACCCTTACAACCTGATAATTCATAGCTGAAGAACATAACTGGAAGAACAATTCCACCAAAACTAATAAGTTGTGGTGCATACAAAGCTATGGCTATTGTGTTCCCACTGAAGAAGCCTGCAATATAACTACTTTTATAGCTAGGGTGTGAACAGATCCACTGGAAGTCCTTTGTAGCATTTTTAAACTGCTTTGCATTTTCAGAATTTAGCCAAGTCCATTTGTGCCCTTTTGGTAACGGAAACAGATCTTCTCTTGTACGATCTTTTAATGGCTGTTCAATAGGACCTATTTCTTTCACTTCCTGTCCACGTAATACAACTGGCAGACTTTCCCATTTTACTACACCAGGAATGGATAAATGACTGATCGCTTGTGATTTAAGGTGAGATCTCTTCTTGCTCAATGTCAAGTGAGCATTATAAGCATGATCAACATCAATCCGCCACACAATGAACAATGATCCCACCATAATCTTATAGCATGTGAGCGTACCACTACCTGATTGGAGCAATTCAGTTTCTAAATAGAAGCGATGCTTGTGAAGCTCGGAAATTGTGTATTGTCTAGGATCTACATCAAGCTGCTCCTCAATTAGAAGATGACTGAACTTCTTCAGAGATATCACAGGGACATATGCTGGTACTATTTCACTCAATTTCATACCATAAAAAGTTTTCTTGAAATTTTGTAATGTTTCATGTGCTGTAGGTATCATAGAAGCAGTTACCATGGCTTCCATCATTCTGGTATCTAAGAAGTTCCAATGTTGGGCTTTTGTCAAAGTGGTACAAAGAGTTTGAAATGAGTTTACTTCTTCAATTTTAGGTACAATTTCACCAGATATACAAGCTTTTGGTGATAAAGCCTTCTCTAAACATGCATCTTGAAGAATGTTGAACTTACAACCAGAATTTTCAATCATTGTTTTAATACCTGAAGAGAGCCTCGAGAATGCATAGTCAATGTCTTCCTCTGGGGAAAATGTTAAAACAGCTGGTATATATTTTGGTGGCAAAGCAACAGCTTGTGAACATGTACTTTTAGCAGACTGAGTTGACAATAAACCTACATACATATAAAGTACATTTTAAGGAAGATAATTACATGTATTTCTATATTATGTATAAAATATTGCATAATTCCTGATGTACACCACAGTAGCAAAtactgtacatacgtacgtGTTGGTAcaacccaccgattttcagcttcttcccataagcggtttaccctgtaggcgtgacaacatactggtgttatttttcgtgaataattgctaataactccttcACTATTTATCGTATTTTCAGCCAAACATGGTatcaagatgcgcctttatactagtgctgaaacgatcATTCGGTTATTAGACTAATCGGTCGGCAAGACACTATTTGATTcgttaacacactattcgaataatcgttagcactttgtacactgtattcagatggaaaagccagccttgaaacttaagattgtgaatgaagtggtatttttatgctgtaaaaattctattttagaaaagatagaaatagctcttaggctttaccttACTCCCTAACGAAAGATtacagtacttattcaatagaagtataagcttaaagaataatcgaatattcggtcgttttgttcacaactattcgaatagtaaaaattgctattcgtttcagcactactttataccccccttctgtgtgccaaatttcaaggcaatcgaatatggcatttgcgttttatggcagtttttgtaagtgtgcgaaaaggaGAAGAAAATGAAGGGAAAAAAACACGATGAAATAAAGCCattttttgaagtcgcatatctcagaaACGCTTGAAGAGGTTTCACTCAAATTTgttatgtggagtactgaagttggcgggcatgtccacagcaataattgtcttgtttcataaaggcaacacagagctacagaggtgcgaaaatcaCGTTTtcatatactcatgggtgttgcgtgctggcttccttggctgcacgacacactaccgtgtgtcttgatcattcatctcttgtttcactacttttcattgtatagatccctacttcattttttaattaacAACTTTTTAAAACACTATTacatcaacccctacttcctattgaaatttttattttttaatagctatatatagctacatgtactgtagttaaATGATCTACAACACTTTATCTACCATTGATACTTTATAATATAAAAAGATGTTGATGTTTTGTGAAATATACATACAGGTGTAGGTAACTTAACTTTGCTACTAACAGACATTCCCTTAGTTACACACTTACCTTCACTAATTGATTTCAGTTTTTGCTCAATTTCATTGGCAAGTCCATCCAATTCAATGCTAGGCTGCCTCAAAGCTTGTATCAGCTGATTCCATGATGCTGAGGGTTGTTTCTTAAGCCACAATTGAAACATTTGTGTACAACATGTACTCACATCCTTGGGATTGTTGCTCTGGATTTCATCCAACTTGCCACAGTCGTCATCATCAAGTAGTTCAATTCCCAAATCATACCACTTTGAACTGACAGACTTCTTAACTAATCTGTTAAGTAGTTTGAGGGTGGGACTATTCTTTCCTATAAAATCAATTTCATTGTAAATGTATTTTGAAAGTGAGATGATTGTTACCTATGATTTATATACAAATACGTGACATCATCAATTAAagcacatgatagtgtgttgtgcggccaaagAAAGACATGTAAACCAGTTTTTCTAAGCCTACACCGCAAACAAATAATTCTATACAGTACTCTTGCTTATAACCAGTAGCTGTGTTGGTGATATATGTACTAACAGGATTGACTAAAATTGGTTCAGCCGGAGCAACTTTTGACTCAGATCAAAGTTTTGCACTAGTGGACACTGCACTACATCAGCAAATCCTGCTTATGATTATGCcaatagctacatgtagctatttaCATCTGGCAGTATGATGAGAATTCTGAATGTTCAATTAGACTTTAACCAAATTGACTAAGCATGGTAGCATGCATATGGACATGTGTTGAAATATAACTAGGGCTTTTAGTGTATGTAGTCCTACTGCTTAATTGTGTATTTATGAAGtggggttccagcaataaaaagtagtgaaacaagaggtacGGTACAAATTGTGGTAGCTATTAAAACATAGCTGTTGGCATGCAccaccataatattattgtatctGTTCAAtgctaatgtagggattttcccacacagCTATGTTGTAACATCTAGCATCGTTCCAGTTTTACAGGTATTGAAAACCTTGTAAAGTATGCTGAGATACTGCTGTATCCTAAACATAGTCAATATGAAAGGCAAGCACTAGGAAGTTTTATAATGCTTACGTACTAAACCAAAACAGGTAATAAGATAAGTATTTTACATACTGCAGATGTTTTTCAGTCCAACAAAGTTCAGGGTAGTTACCAATGATAATTCCCAAGCACTTACTTTCTTCAAAAGATGCTTTTGTGGAGCCACAGCACTACAGGGTTTTGGTTTAAACTGCAAAACACTTGATTTGGCTATTTTCAACTGCATTCTACATGATAAACATTGAGAGAGTAAACTCAAATCTTTGCATAGGAGTCTGCACACTTCAAAATAGTCTGTACCACTACAAATCAAGGCAGCTCCGTCAGCATATTAAAGTAATTGAATTTGTGATGGCATGTCACTCAAGTAAACAAAAAACAGTGGTGGGTCTGAGTGCACTTTCCTGAAGAATTCCACCATTCACTGCACTCCATCCACTTAAATGGAAAATTCGCTTGCAATTTTATTGGGTGTTTGTatcaataattcaattatgttgttatacggagatattaagccacaaagtctAGTTAAATCACATTGTGACATAAGACAAAGAACTGGAAGTACTAAATGACTCTCCATAAAGTACTCCTTACCATAATAGTacttttaaaaaatgaagtagggatctacgtatgcaataaaaagtagtgaaacaagaaatcaatgatggtattacagcatagctcagtgggaaagtccctactttggcattgagcaacaTAATTGTagttaatgtgccaaagtagggactttcccattgagctaCGCTGTAAcgccatcattcatctattgtttcactatcTTTTATTGcacagatccctactttatttttaaattaacaatttttaaataatactagtttgtttagattttgttgtagcacagctagctacaatgtaacttgtgactgttctattagaatatcatacatgcatgactgttgtattagagtatatctcgagtcagcctgtgcagctagctagaccaataaggggtgaggtcatcttgtttattgttaagtaaacagctagattgttaagaggtgtggtccccATACTCTATCgttattagtccacctagatctttagtTGATGGGCGTGGTTGCGAACCTATCgcaaacgggatcccaatcacgaagttgcagatatctagctagtatatctcttatagtagcgccggGACTGAAGCGTTTctaaaatccagctctgaaattaTTCTGTgccgtctaaatatgctgctgaaagaaagtgttgatacacaCCTCAATACGGTTTTGTTGGACCATGAAGTAAACATGAGTTACATGGTTATGAGTGTTCGGTTACGTTGTGGTAAAATGTAACTTTATCAACAtcatttctaagcttgaacatcCTTCTTGTTTAATAGCATGGGTTGGCCCGGACGCTCGCTTtgctcgctccaaccctagctcacctcgaacttacccaaaaacttaccttcatacagacagtgaaagtcatcattgtgcttaacaggcaaacgtcacattagcgttagggttgggttcagctttggtttcttcttcactgggtattcttcttatataggtttcttcttgaatgacgtatataaggtagaaactaagagaggtgggtagctgggagccacgtagcacaGTAGTTATGATTCTTGCCTCACACACTGGGTTCGATTCCCGGACAGGCCATAattttagttgtttttttttcatttgaGGATCCTCTTTTGtctaatttttttattcacatGAACTGAATCACGTGGACCGAGCCAGACCATATGGCTGGACGAATAGCTTGGTAAAATCGGCATCCGGAACTGGacgaatagccactatgaacaAATTACTTTCATGAAGAGGCGAATCCattgatatattatatatttcaactcaatttttttcttcactgtttactgaagggattaataaaacatgcatatagtggaacctcaattatccggaccccacttagtTAACCAAGCTACGAaaacgactgttctattagagtagttgaaatactgatatatatatttttaagtttctttatgctattttcagagatatggacttttcagacttatggaccacccctggtcccaaggggtttggatatctgaggttccactgtatgtagcACAAGCTTTTTACCCAATAAAATCTCAATAGAATTTATCTCAAAAAACAGAATCATGCAAGTTTTTGCTTGGCGCTCACACTCATATACTTTCCCAAACAGAAGAGTATAAAAAGTAGTCTTGGCATGAGACTAGTTTAATAGCATGATGTTTAAAGTTTCTTGACAAAACAAAGAG encodes the following:
- the LOC136258567 gene encoding uncharacterized protein isoform X2, encoding MAGVDLKIAGKNSPTLKLLNRLVKKSVSSKWYDLGIELLDDDDCGKLDEIQSNNPKDKQPSASWNQLIQALRQPSIELDGLANEIEQKLKSISEGLLSTQSAKSTCSQAVALPPKYIPAVLTFSPEEDIDYAFSRLSSGIKTMIENSGCKFNILQDACLEKALSPKACISGEIVPKIEEVNSFQTLCTTLTKAQHWNFLDTRMMEAMVTASMIPTAHETLQNFKKTFYGMKLSEIVPAYVPVISLKKFSHLLIEEQLDVDPRQYTISELHKHRFYLETELLQSGSGTLTCYKIMVGSLFIVWRIDVDHAYNAHLTLSKKRSHLKSQAISHLSIPGVVKWESLPVVLRGQEVKEIGPIEQPLKDRTREDLFPLPKGHKWTWLNSENAKQFKNATKDFQWICSHPSYKSSYIAGFFSGNTIAIALYAPQLISFGGIVLPVMFFSYELSGCKGDLVSRMMSELLKEITRVSKQDGISELVFPNREPCIIKPIVVFTVWHYYFSYNETYHYPALPYDTPKTPGLRKMVFKDVPKALILTNQHASQFEIHHVFQSEEEFSHYFLCPSVPSYVTTYVVEDPTNGNITDLFSFNSYTMDGKAVARVGAIIITNAPERQFVTDLLVCTKKENVDRLHTIQHGLAKSTFECLFKSFHFLYFHMYNYGYPETDEGRCCLFSI
- the LOC136258567 gene encoding uncharacterized protein isoform X1, giving the protein MAGVDLKIAGKNSPTLKLLNRLVKKSVSSKWYDLGIELLDDDDCGKLDEIQSNNPKDVSTCCTQMFQLWLKKQPSASWNQLIQALRQPSIELDGLANEIEQKLKSISEGLLSTQSAKSTCSQAVALPPKYIPAVLTFSPEEDIDYAFSRLSSGIKTMIENSGCKFNILQDACLEKALSPKACISGEIVPKIEEVNSFQTLCTTLTKAQHWNFLDTRMMEAMVTASMIPTAHETLQNFKKTFYGMKLSEIVPAYVPVISLKKFSHLLIEEQLDVDPRQYTISELHKHRFYLETELLQSGSGTLTCYKIMVGSLFIVWRIDVDHAYNAHLTLSKKRSHLKSQAISHLSIPGVVKWESLPVVLRGQEVKEIGPIEQPLKDRTREDLFPLPKGHKWTWLNSENAKQFKNATKDFQWICSHPSYKSSYIAGFFSGNTIAIALYAPQLISFGGIVLPVMFFSYELSGCKGDLVSRMMSELLKEITRVSKQDGISELVFPNREPCIIKPIVVFTVWHYYFSYNETYHYPALPYDTPKTPGLRKMVFKDVPKALILTNQHASQFEIHHVFQSEEEFSHYFLCPSVPSYVTTYVVEDPTNGNITDLFSFNSYTMDGKAVARVGAIIITNAPERQFVTDLLVCTKKENVDRLHTIQHGLAKSTFECLFKSFHFLYFHMYNYGYPETDEGRCCLFSI
- the LOC136258567 gene encoding uncharacterized protein isoform X3, whose amino-acid sequence is MFQLWLKKQPSASWNQLIQALRQPSIELDGLANEIEQKLKSISEGLLSTQSAKSTCSQAVALPPKYIPAVLTFSPEEDIDYAFSRLSSGIKTMIENSGCKFNILQDACLEKALSPKACISGEIVPKIEEVNSFQTLCTTLTKAQHWNFLDTRMMEAMVTASMIPTAHETLQNFKKTFYGMKLSEIVPAYVPVISLKKFSHLLIEEQLDVDPRQYTISELHKHRFYLETELLQSGSGTLTCYKIMVGSLFIVWRIDVDHAYNAHLTLSKKRSHLKSQAISHLSIPGVVKWESLPVVLRGQEVKEIGPIEQPLKDRTREDLFPLPKGHKWTWLNSENAKQFKNATKDFQWICSHPSYKSSYIAGFFSGNTIAIALYAPQLISFGGIVLPVMFFSYELSGCKGDLVSRMMSELLKEITRVSKQDGISELVFPNREPCIIKPIVVFTVWHYYFSYNETYHYPALPYDTPKTPGLRKMVFKDVPKALILTNQHASQFEIHHVFQSEEEFSHYFLCPSVPSYVTTYVVEDPTNGNITDLFSFNSYTMDGKAVARVGAIIITNAPERQFVTDLLVCTKKENVDRLHTIQHGLAKSTFECLFKSFHFLYFHMYNYGYPETDEGRCCLFSI